In a genomic window of Flavobacterium crassostreae:
- the xerD gene encoding site-specific tyrosine recombinase XerD, whose product MNWDFYIKSYQSYLKIERGLSKNTVENYSFDLERLCLFLEQNAISVSPVQITQETLQQFLYALSSQVHPRSQARMISGLKSFFNYLIFEEYRTDHPLELIETPRIGRKLPDTLALDEIDALIAAIDLATDQGERNRAMLEVLYGCGLRVSELITLKISDLFFDEGFIKVTGKGNKERFVPIAELAQKYIAYYKKGVRQQLHIQKGFEDTLFLNRRGGQLSRAMIFTIIKDLSLKTGLTKKISPHTFRHSFATHLLENGADLRSIQLMLGHESITTTEIYVHLDRTFLAKVVQEFHPRKS is encoded by the coding sequence ATGAATTGGGATTTTTATATAAAAAGCTATCAGTCGTATCTAAAAATAGAACGCGGACTCTCTAAAAATACAGTTGAGAACTACTCCTTTGATCTGGAGCGGTTGTGTTTGTTTTTGGAACAAAATGCTATTTCGGTTTCTCCGGTTCAAATCACCCAAGAAACGCTGCAACAGTTCCTTTATGCTCTTTCGTCCCAAGTCCATCCACGCTCTCAAGCAAGAATGATTTCGGGTCTAAAGAGTTTTTTTAATTATTTAATTTTTGAAGAGTATAGAACAGACCATCCTCTAGAACTTATTGAAACACCTAGAATAGGCCGAAAATTGCCCGATACCTTAGCTCTAGATGAAATTGATGCCTTAATTGCAGCTATAGATTTAGCAACCGACCAAGGAGAGCGCAACCGTGCCATGTTAGAGGTTTTGTATGGTTGTGGTTTGCGGGTTTCAGAACTAATTACGCTCAAAATATCGGATTTGTTTTTTGACGAAGGTTTTATAAAAGTAACCGGAAAAGGAAATAAAGAACGCTTTGTACCCATAGCAGAATTAGCTCAAAAATACATTGCTTATTATAAAAAAGGAGTTAGACAGCAGCTGCATATCCAGAAAGGTTTTGAGGATACCTTATTTTTAAACCGACGTGGAGGGCAACTCAGCAGAGCAATGATTTTTACTATTATAAAAGATTTAAGTCTAAAAACAGGCCTAACCAAAAAAATAAGCCCACATACCTTTAGGCACTCTTTTGCTACGCATTTATTAGAAAATGGGGCAGACCTGCGCTCAATACAATTGATGCTAGGGCATGAGTCGATCACTACTACAGAAATTTATGTGCATTTAGACAGAACGTTTTTGGCTAAGGTGGTGCAAGAGTTTCATCCCAGAAAAAGCTAG
- the rny gene encoding ribonuclease Y, which produces MDIVTIISGIIGIVVGFGIAKIIEKSNISNLIKNAKKEASSILKDAKVEAENIKKDKILQAKEKFIELKSEHEQVILSRDKKVAEVEKRTRDKESQISNELSKSKKVNEDFIQKTNEYNSKIDILDKRQAEVDKLHKSQLQQLEVISGLSAEEAKNQLVDGLKAEAKSKAMSHIQDTIEEAKLTAQQEAKKIIINTIQRVGTEEAVENCVSVFNIESDDVKGRIIGREGRNIRALEAATGVEIIVDDTPEAIILSCFDPVRREIARLALHKLVTDGRIHPARIEEVVAKTTKQIDDEIIEVGKRTVIDLGIHGLHPELIKVVGRMKYRSSYGQNLLQHSREVSKLCGIMAAELGLNVKLAKRAGLLHDIGKVPDAESDLPHALLGMQWAEKYGEKEEVCNAIGAHHDEIEMKSLLSPIIQVCDAISGARPGARRQVLDSYIQRLKDLEEVAYGFTGVKNAYAIQAGRELRVIVESEKVSDENAVNLSFEISQKIQTEMTYPGQVKVTVIRETRAVNIAK; this is translated from the coding sequence ATGGACATAGTAACAATCATTTCAGGAATTATAGGTATAGTAGTTGGATTTGGAATTGCAAAAATAATTGAAAAAAGCAACATCTCTAATTTAATTAAAAATGCCAAAAAAGAAGCCTCCTCTATATTAAAAGACGCTAAAGTAGAAGCCGAGAATATCAAAAAAGATAAAATTCTGCAAGCCAAAGAAAAATTTATAGAACTTAAATCAGAGCACGAACAAGTTATCTTATCTAGAGATAAAAAAGTTGCCGAAGTAGAAAAAAGAACCAGAGATAAAGAATCGCAAATTTCTAACGAATTATCCAAATCCAAAAAGGTAAACGAGGACTTTATCCAAAAAACCAACGAATACAATTCTAAAATTGATATTCTAGACAAAAGACAAGCCGAAGTAGACAAGTTGCACAAAAGCCAATTACAACAATTAGAAGTAATTTCAGGGCTTTCTGCAGAAGAAGCTAAAAACCAATTAGTAGACGGATTGAAAGCAGAAGCCAAATCAAAGGCAATGTCTCATATTCAGGACACCATTGAAGAGGCCAAATTAACCGCACAACAAGAGGCCAAAAAAATAATCATCAACACCATTCAAAGAGTAGGAACCGAAGAAGCCGTAGAAAACTGCGTTTCTGTTTTCAATATTGAATCCGATGATGTTAAAGGTAGAATTATTGGTAGAGAAGGTAGAAACATCCGTGCACTGGAGGCTGCTACAGGAGTTGAAATAATTGTAGACGATACCCCTGAGGCAATTATACTATCTTGTTTTGACCCAGTACGTAGAGAAATAGCCCGTTTAGCATTACACAAACTAGTTACAGACGGACGTATACATCCTGCAAGAATTGAAGAAGTTGTTGCAAAAACAACCAAACAAATTGATGACGAGATCATTGAAGTAGGAAAACGCACCGTTATTGATTTAGGGATTCATGGTTTGCACCCTGAATTAATCAAAGTTGTTGGACGCATGAAATACCGTTCTTCCTACGGACAAAATTTACTGCAACACTCTCGCGAAGTTTCTAAACTTTGTGGGATTATGGCCGCCGAACTTGGTTTAAATGTAAAATTAGCCAAAAGAGCGGGTCTATTGCACGATATCGGAAAAGTTCCGGATGCAGAGAGTGACCTACCACATGCTTTATTAGGAATGCAATGGGCAGAAAAATATGGCGAAAAAGAAGAGGTTTGCAACGCCATTGGAGCGCATCATGACGAGATAGAAATGAAATCCTTACTATCTCCTATTATTCAAGTATGTGATGCCATATCTGGAGCAAGACCAGGAGCAAGACGTCAAGTTTTAGATTCGTACATCCAACGATTAAAAGATCTAGAAGAAGTTGCATACGGATTTACGGGAGTAAAAAATGCCTATGCCATTCAAGCAGGTAGAGAATTGCGTGTAATTGTAGAGAGCGAAAAAGTTTCTGACGAAAATGCAGTAAACCTATCTTTTGAAATTTCGCAAAAAATACAAACAGAAATGACTTATCCAGGTCAAGTAAAAGTTACCGTTATCCGAGAAACTAGAGCCGTAAATATTGCCAAATAA
- a CDS encoding cation diffusion facilitator family transporter, which produces MSAEKTAIQTTYFSILSNSALAIIKGFAGFFGNSYALIADAIESTTDIFASLLVLFGIKYSSRPADKNHPYGHGRAEPLITFLVVGFLIASALLIAYKSILNIQIPHDLPKPWTLLVLGGIILWKEYSFRLVIQKSIQTNSSSLRADAWHHRSDAITSVAAFIGISLALYLGKGYEAADDWAALLASFFILYNSYQIFRPALAEVMDEHLYDDLIAEIRKVSVTVMGIVATEKCFIRKAGMKYHVDLHAIVDGTITVKQGHDLAHQLKDTLREQMPQLGHVLIHIEPSP; this is translated from the coding sequence ATGTCTGCAGAAAAAACAGCAATACAAACAACCTATTTTAGTATTTTAAGCAACAGCGCTCTAGCTATTATAAAAGGATTTGCGGGTTTTTTTGGCAATTCTTACGCCTTAATTGCAGATGCTATCGAGTCTACCACCGATATTTTTGCGTCCCTATTGGTTTTGTTCGGAATTAAATATTCAAGCAGACCAGCAGACAAAAACCATCCCTACGGGCACGGAAGAGCAGAACCATTAATTACCTTTTTGGTGGTTGGTTTTTTGATTGCATCGGCATTACTTATTGCTTATAAGAGCATTCTCAATATTCAAATTCCGCATGATTTGCCCAAACCATGGACCTTACTAGTTCTAGGAGGCATTATCCTCTGGAAAGAATATTCCTTTAGGTTAGTAATCCAAAAAAGCATACAAACCAACAGTTCTTCTTTGCGAGCAGATGCCTGGCACCATCGTAGTGACGCAATTACCTCAGTAGCCGCATTTATTGGCATTAGTCTGGCATTGTATTTAGGCAAAGGTTACGAAGCTGCCGATGATTGGGCAGCGCTATTGGCTTCTTTTTTTATTTTGTATAATAGTTACCAGATATTTAGACCCGCTTTGGCCGAAGTCATGGACGAGCACCTATATGATGATTTAATTGCAGAGATACGCAAGGTTTCTGTAACCGTGATGGGAATTGTAGCCACCGAAAAATGTTTTATCCGAAAGGCAGGCATGAAATACCACGTAGATTTGCATGCAATAGTAGATGGAACCATTACAGTCAAACAAGGCCATGATTTAGCCCACCAACTAAAAGATACTTTACGAGAACAAATGCCTCAATTGGGACATGTTTTAATACATATAGAGCCAAGCCCATAG
- a CDS encoding outer membrane beta-barrel protein yields the protein MKKVFLIAVGFFAFQAANAQEDNSSYKPTVGTITTEVNLTGGLNNANFNLNGGGLKFRYFLKEDMALRVGLGLNSETSEVEMTTPVVATATTKSSSNTIKLGIEKHFAGSDRLSTYAGADLLIKMGNESEEGKYNNTTTKTEQKSSGFGVGLFTGADYYIVKKVYLGVEAGLSFMSNTLKDKETTTTGQPTITVPGNKGSNLATNVFGGVRIGYQF from the coding sequence ATGAAAAAAGTTTTTTTAATTGCAGTAGGTTTTTTTGCTTTTCAAGCAGCAAATGCACAAGAGGATAACTCTTCTTACAAGCCAACAGTTGGAACAATTACCACTGAGGTAAATTTAACCGGAGGTTTAAACAATGCTAATTTCAACCTTAATGGTGGAGGTTTAAAATTTAGATATTTTTTAAAAGAAGATATGGCTCTTAGAGTTGGTCTTGGGTTAAATAGCGAAACGTCAGAAGTTGAGATGACAACTCCTGTGGTAGCAACAGCTACAACTAAAAGTTCTTCAAATACAATCAAATTAGGTATTGAGAAACATTTTGCTGGATCAGATAGATTATCTACGTATGCTGGAGCAGATTTATTGATCAAAATGGGTAATGAATCTGAGGAAGGTAAATACAATAATACAACTACAAAAACAGAGCAAAAAAGTTCTGGATTTGGAGTTGGCTTATTTACTGGTGCAGATTATTACATTGTAAAAAAAGTATATTTAGGTGTTGAAGCTGGATTAAGCTTTATGTCTAATACCTTAAAAGACAAAGAAACTACCACTACAGGCCAACCTACAATTACCGTTCCTGGTAATAAAGGTTCTAATTTAGCCACTAATGTATTTGGTGGTGTTAGAATTGGATACCAATTTTAA
- the aroQ gene encoding type II 3-dehydroquinate dehydratase, protein MKICIINGPNLNLLGKREPEIYGSLTFEDYFSSLTNRFPSIAFTYFQSNIEGELIGKIQELGFSYDGIILNAGAYTHTSVAIGDAIKAITTPVIEVHISNTYARETFRHQSYISGNAKGVILGFGLKSYELAVQSFVI, encoded by the coding sequence ATGAAAATTTGCATTATCAATGGCCCTAATTTAAATTTATTAGGCAAAAGAGAGCCCGAAATCTATGGTAGCCTTACGTTTGAAGATTATTTTAGTTCGCTTACCAATCGTTTTCCTTCTATTGCATTTACTTATTTTCAGAGCAATATTGAGGGCGAATTAATTGGTAAAATTCAAGAATTAGGATTTTCTTATGATGGTATCATTTTGAACGCAGGTGCCTACACCCATACTTCGGTAGCTATAGGAGATGCCATTAAAGCCATTACTACACCAGTGATTGAGGTACATATTTCTAACACATATGCCCGAGAAACCTTTAGACACCAATCGTATATTTCTGGAAATGCAAAAGGAGTAATATTGGGATTTGGATTAAAGAGCTATGAATTAGCGGTGCAATCTTTTGTTATTTAA
- a CDS encoding cell division protein ZapA, whose product MDEKLKIKISIADRVYPLTVDPAQEEGLRSASKKIDLMIKQFEENYAVRDKQDVLAMCALQFASQVEQKHIDNAINGEETIERIKNLNVLLDQHLNN is encoded by the coding sequence ATGGATGAAAAGCTTAAAATAAAAATATCAATTGCTGACAGAGTCTACCCGCTAACGGTAGATCCTGCTCAAGAAGAAGGACTTAGAAGTGCTTCTAAAAAAATTGATCTTATGATTAAGCAATTTGAAGAAAATTATGCCGTACGAGACAAACAAGATGTTTTGGCCATGTGTGCCTTACAGTTTGCATCTCAAGTAGAACAAAAACATATCGATAATGCAATCAATGGCGAAGAAACTATTGAAAGAATTAAAAATTTAAACGTTCTATTAGACCAACATCTCAACAATTAA
- a CDS encoding TonB-dependent receptor has protein sequence MITNKFVFVLVFFWTVLSSVAQSARVKGLVLDNNNLPISNVNVSGAGVVTQTNSNGFYSLLVPSEQQITLVFTHVSLKKATVSMALKNNEVYEFHLVMNAREEQMGAVVITSNNKKNTTGITSISPEMIRKIPGANAGIENILKTLAGVNSNNELSTQYAVRGGNYDENLVYVNEIEVYRPFLIRSGQQEGLSFTNTDLVQNVDFSAGGFQAKFGDKLASVLDITYRTPTKFASSMELSFLGGSLALDAVSKNNKWAAVTGVRYRNNSLLVKSQDTQTNYTPSFVDLQTHINYQASVKWNWSFVGNISQNNYNYKPLTKQTKFGTISNPIALLVYYQGQEKDQYSTYFGALKTTFKPTETLTLKWISSLFHTQEQEHFDILAQYQLGEIDTNIGSETFGNVNFSRGVGSQLNHARNDLDALIANIELKGFLDYQSHTLEWGAKYTHESIRDRVVEWEVIDSAGFSINPVRLDLIKKDEPYAVYSGPLAPYQSLRAQNATSIHRFSGYLQWSKKGMLNRHAIWYNAGVRMQDWQLAATTDGTNVNQFVISPRAQFAIKPNWEQDMVFKISGGMYHQPPFYRELRAADGVVRPNVKAQQALHVVLSNDYSFTMWSRPFKFITELYYKNITNVNTYTIDNVRIRYAATNNAKAYVQGIDLRWNGEFVPGSESWFSFGYLKTEENTNNRGYIARPTDQRLKFGVLFQDYMPNIPTVKLHLNLVYNTGLPGGSPAYADPYLYQNRLNDYRRVDIGFSKVFIDGNHLKPQNRFFKNCKELTLGFEIFNLFNNQNAITNTFVRDVYSKNEYAIPNYMTTRVFNLKLNVRL, from the coding sequence TTGATAACCAATAAATTTGTTTTTGTTTTAGTCTTTTTTTGGACCGTGTTGTCTTCTGTTGCGCAATCTGCAAGAGTAAAAGGACTTGTTTTAGATAATAATAATCTTCCAATAAGTAACGTTAATGTTTCTGGAGCTGGGGTGGTTACACAAACCAATAGCAACGGTTTTTATAGTTTGTTGGTGCCCTCGGAGCAACAAATAACATTGGTATTTACCCATGTTTCTTTAAAAAAGGCCACTGTTTCGATGGCTTTAAAAAATAACGAAGTCTATGAGTTTCATTTGGTAATGAATGCCAGAGAGGAACAAATGGGGGCGGTAGTGATTACTTCTAACAACAAAAAAAACACCACCGGAATAACGAGTATTTCGCCCGAGATGATTCGAAAAATCCCAGGAGCAAATGCAGGTATTGAAAACATACTAAAAACCCTAGCAGGAGTCAACTCTAATAACGAATTGAGTACCCAATACGCAGTTCGGGGTGGTAATTATGACGAAAATTTAGTGTATGTAAACGAAATTGAAGTGTACCGTCCCTTTTTGATTCGTTCCGGCCAACAAGAAGGGTTGAGTTTTACCAATACCGATCTGGTCCAAAATGTAGATTTTTCTGCAGGAGGATTTCAAGCAAAATTTGGAGACAAGCTTGCTTCTGTTTTGGATATTACCTACAGAACACCGACTAAATTTGCATCCAGTATGGAGCTTAGTTTTTTGGGCGGAAGTTTGGCTCTAGATGCGGTTTCCAAAAATAATAAATGGGCAGCAGTCACTGGAGTGCGTTATAGAAACAACAGTTTGTTGGTTAAAAGTCAAGACACACAGACAAACTATACTCCCTCTTTTGTAGACCTGCAAACCCATATAAATTATCAAGCTTCGGTTAAATGGAATTGGAGTTTTGTGGGCAATATTTCGCAAAATAATTACAATTACAAACCCTTAACCAAGCAAACCAAGTTTGGGACCATTAGCAATCCTATAGCGCTTTTGGTATATTATCAGGGGCAAGAAAAGGATCAGTACAGTACCTATTTTGGGGCATTAAAAACTACTTTTAAACCTACAGAAACCCTTACGCTAAAATGGATAAGTTCTCTTTTTCATACCCAAGAGCAAGAGCATTTTGATATATTGGCGCAATACCAATTGGGAGAAATAGACACCAATATAGGTTCAGAAACTTTTGGGAATGTTAATTTTTCAAGAGGTGTAGGCTCTCAATTAAACCATGCACGCAATGATTTGGATGCCTTAATTGCTAATATAGAGCTTAAAGGTTTTTTGGATTACCAAAGCCATACCTTAGAATGGGGCGCAAAATACACCCATGAATCCATTAGAGATCGAGTGGTAGAGTGGGAGGTCATAGATTCGGCTGGATTTTCCATAAACCCAGTGCGTTTGGACTTAATCAAAAAAGACGAGCCATATGCGGTTTATTCTGGGCCATTAGCTCCATATCAAAGTCTACGGGCACAAAACGCGACTTCCATCCATCGGTTTTCAGGATATTTGCAGTGGAGTAAAAAAGGAATGCTAAACCGCCATGCAATTTGGTACAATGCAGGTGTGCGGATGCAAGATTGGCAACTAGCCGCAACAACGGATGGCACTAATGTAAATCAGTTTGTAATTAGCCCAAGAGCACAATTTGCTATAAAACCAAACTGGGAACAAGATATGGTATTTAAGATTTCGGGCGGAATGTACCACCAGCCGCCATTTTATAGAGAACTTCGTGCTGCAGATGGTGTAGTAAGACCCAATGTTAAGGCGCAACAGGCGCTACATGTTGTTTTGAGTAATGACTATAGTTTTACTATGTGGTCCCGTCCTTTTAAATTTATAACTGAGTTGTATTATAAAAATATTACTAATGTAAATACGTATACCATTGATAATGTTAGGATACGTTATGCAGCAACCAATAATGCCAAAGCCTATGTGCAAGGGATAGATCTACGCTGGAATGGAGAGTTTGTGCCAGGTTCGGAGTCTTGGTTTAGCTTTGGTTATCTCAAAACAGAAGAGAATACTAACAACAGAGGTTATATTGCTAGACCAACCGACCAACGTTTAAAATTTGGGGTTTTATTCCAGGATTATATGCCCAATATACCGACCGTTAAGTTGCATTTAAATTTGGTTTACAATACAGGTTTGCCAGGCGGTTCTCCTGCCTACGCGGATCCTTATTTATACCAAAACAGATTAAATGATTACCGACGAGTAGATATAGGTTTTTCCAAAGTATTTATAGATGGAAACCACCTCAAACCACAAAACAGATTTTTTAAAAACTGTAAAGAATTAACCCTAGGATTTGAGATTTTCAATTTATTTAATAACCAAAACGCCATTACCAATACCTTTGTGCGAGACGTATATTCTAAGAACGAATATGCCATTCCAAACTACATGACAACACGGGTTTTTAATCTCAAATTAAATGTAAGATTGTAG
- a CDS encoding M23 family metallopeptidase, which produces MRFLPFFILLFSGCIAQTNYPKDYFRLPLDIPTQLSGNFGELRPNHFHAGWDFKTQQRQGLDVHAVADGYVSRIKMSPYGYGKAIYITHPNGFTSVYGHLKSANGAIQDYIQKAYYREQAFEIELFLKPDELPVQKGQVIAFSGNSGSSQGPHLHFEFRDSKTEKIINPLLFGYDTSIKDSKKPFISGLYVYPLEANTVVNQSKRPLLLSVSLQKDGTYLASSVKANGKIGFGITTVDYDSVSYNKNGAYKVQTYWNGNPSFGYQLDTYGFDEMRYINALLDYPRYKQTNQRVQKLFMKTPYPLSFIATDATNGIIDVVPNLASVYRIEVSDFFNNVKIITVPITYDGADPVVNTLAVHSDYYVKVARDNLFTKQNIAVFFPAGTFYDDFEMDFDVKDSTLYLHNDSVPVHSNFTISITDSTYTEAQKEKVFIADIDSRGRVGYNYTWSKGNVFSAKVRSLGTYKLVTDTKPPSITIANSIAGKWISKQKTLRFSVSDSGSGIKSYAGYLNGNWILLEYDYKSRTLTHNFSDGIVAEGANDLKVIVTDNVGNSSTFETRFFRSQQY; this is translated from the coding sequence ATGAGATTTTTACCTTTTTTTATACTGCTTTTTAGTGGTTGTATTGCGCAAACCAATTATCCCAAAGATTATTTTAGGCTTCCTTTAGATATTCCGACCCAACTTTCTGGAAACTTTGGAGAACTCAGACCCAATCACTTTCATGCTGGTTGGGATTTTAAAACCCAACAAAGACAAGGCTTAGACGTACATGCAGTGGCGGATGGTTATGTGTCTAGAATTAAGATGTCTCCTTACGGCTACGGCAAAGCAATTTATATAACACATCCTAACGGATTTACCTCTGTGTATGGACATTTAAAATCAGCCAATGGCGCAATCCAAGATTACATACAAAAAGCCTATTATAGAGAACAGGCTTTTGAAATAGAACTGTTTTTAAAACCAGACGAATTGCCGGTGCAAAAAGGACAGGTTATTGCCTTTTCGGGAAATTCTGGTTCTTCGCAAGGCCCGCATTTGCATTTTGAATTTAGAGATAGCAAGACCGAGAAGATCATCAATCCGCTATTATTTGGATATGATACCAGTATTAAAGACAGCAAAAAACCATTTATATCGGGCTTATATGTTTATCCTTTAGAGGCTAATACGGTAGTGAATCAATCCAAAAGACCATTGCTTTTAAGTGTTTCTTTACAAAAAGACGGGACTTATTTAGCTTCTAGTGTTAAGGCAAATGGAAAAATTGGTTTTGGAATCACCACCGTAGATTATGATAGTGTTTCGTACAACAAAAACGGTGCTTATAAGGTACAAACCTATTGGAACGGCAATCCTAGTTTTGGCTATCAATTGGATACCTATGGTTTTGACGAAATGCGTTACATTAATGCGTTGCTGGATTATCCTAGATACAAACAAACCAACCAACGGGTACAAAAGTTGTTTATGAAAACCCCGTATCCTCTTAGTTTTATTGCAACAGATGCAACCAATGGGATAATAGATGTAGTGCCTAATTTGGCCTCTGTGTACCGTATTGAGGTTTCGGATTTTTTTAATAATGTCAAAATCATCACTGTTCCAATAACCTATGATGGGGCAGATCCGGTGGTCAATACCCTTGCGGTGCACTCGGATTATTATGTAAAAGTGGCTAGGGATAATCTCTTTACTAAACAAAATATAGCGGTATTTTTTCCAGCAGGGACTTTTTATGATGATTTTGAAATGGATTTTGACGTCAAAGATAGCACTTTGTATTTGCATAACGATTCGGTTCCGGTGCATTCAAACTTTACGATATCCATCACAGATTCGACCTATACAGAAGCTCAGAAAGAAAAAGTGTTTATAGCAGACATAGATAGCAGAGGCAGGGTTGGGTATAATTATACTTGGTCCAAAGGAAATGTGTTTTCGGCCAAGGTGCGATCCCTTGGTACTTATAAATTAGTTACCGACACCAAACCACCCTCTATAACCATTGCAAATTCTATTGCAGGAAAATGGATTAGCAAACAAAAAACGCTGCGATTTTCTGTAAGTGATAGTGGTTCTGGTATTAAATCGTATGCGGGTTATTTAAATGGCAATTGGATTTTGTTGGAGTACGATTATAAATCCCGAACCCTTACTCATAACTTCAGTGATGGTATTGTTGCAGAGGGAGCCAATGATTTAAAAGTAATAGTCACGGATAATGTAGGAAATTCAAGTACCTTTGAGACGCGTTTTTTTAGAAGTCAACAATACTAA
- a CDS encoding porin family protein has protein sequence MKKTGITSIAIVALVFNTQAQLVKFGLKAGVNYANATAAEVTIDKQNYQTAAIGSYHAGIVARVKLTDKFAVQPELIYTTEGASYKNAATQFKNELGYLSIPLLAQLTIGNVFILEAGPQAHFLVSQKNNFDLEDYNTFEFAAAAGLGVQLTKSVFVQGRYVMGVTDPSKNSDIKSATVQLSAGFFF, from the coding sequence ATGAAAAAAACAGGAATAACAAGCATTGCAATAGTTGCTTTGGTGTTTAATACACAGGCACAATTAGTAAAATTTGGTCTAAAAGCTGGAGTTAATTATGCCAATGCAACAGCAGCAGAAGTTACTATTGACAAACAAAATTACCAAACCGCTGCAATAGGCAGTTATCATGCCGGAATTGTTGCTCGAGTTAAGCTTACAGACAAATTTGCGGTACAACCCGAATTAATTTATACTACCGAAGGCGCGAGTTACAAAAATGCAGCTACCCAATTTAAAAATGAACTTGGATACCTTTCCATTCCGTTATTGGCACAACTAACTATCGGTAACGTATTCATTTTAGAAGCCGGTCCGCAAGCACATTTTTTAGTAAGCCAAAAAAATAATTTTGATCTAGAAGATTACAACACCTTTGAATTTGCAGCAGCAGCAGGGTTAGGTGTACAGCTTACCAAAAGTGTTTTTGTTCAAGGACGTTATGTTATGGGTGTTACGGATCCGTCTAAAAATTCAGATATTAAAAGCGCAACAGTACAACTATCTGCTGGATTCTTTTTTTAG